One Glycine max cultivar Williams 82 chromosome 6, Glycine_max_v4.0, whole genome shotgun sequence DNA segment encodes these proteins:
- the LOC100791498 gene encoding probable inactive receptor kinase At5g10020, producing MNSPPNFLSLLLSLLLLTISTPSSSLPELRSLLEFKKGITRDPEKLLDSWAPTTVADSTSTCPSSWQGVFCDEESGNVTGIVLDRLNLGGELKFHTLLDLKMLKNLSLSGNAFSGRLPPSLGSLSSLQHLDLSQNKFYGPIPARINDLWGLNYLNLSNNNFKGGFPSGLNNLQQLRVLDLHANQLWAEIGDVLSTLRNVERVDLSLNQFFGGLSLTVENVSGLANTVHFLNLSHNNLNGRFFTNSTITLFRNLQVLDLSGNSITGELPSFGSLLALRVLRLPRNQLFGSLPEELLQTSMPLEELDLSFNGFTGSIGVINSTTLNILNLSSNSLSGSLPTSLRRCTVIDLSRNMLSGDISVIQNWEAPLEVIVLSSNKLSGSLPSILETYSKLSTVDLSLNELKGSIPRGLVASSSVTRLNLSGNQFTGPLLLQSSGASELLLMPPYQPMEYLDASNNSLEGVLPSEIGRMGALRLLNLARNGFSGQLPNELNKLFYLEYLDLSNNNFTGNIPDKLSSSLTAFNMSNNDLSGHVPENLRHFSPSSFRPGNGKLMLPNDSPETSLVPDNIPDKGRHHSSKGNIRIAIILASVGAAIMIAFVLLAYHRTQLKEFHGRSEFTGQNTRRDVKLGGLSRSSLFKFNTNVQPPTSSLSFSNDHLLTSNSRSLSAGQSEFITEISEHGLTQGMVATSSASLNPNLMDNPPTSSGRKSSPGSPLSSSPRFIEACEKPVMLDVYSPDRLAGELFFLDSSLAFTAEELSRAPAEVLGRSSHGTLYKATLDSGHMLTVKWLRVGLVKHKKEFAREVKRIGSMRHPNIVPLLAYYWGPREQERLLLADHIHGDNLALHLYESTPRRYSPLSFSQRIRVADDVARCLLYLHDRGLPHGNLKPTNIVLAGPDFNARLTDYGLHRLMTPAGIAEQILNLGALGYRAPELATASKPVPSFKADVYALGVVLMELLTRKSAGDIISGQSGAVDLTDWVRLCEREGRVRDCIDRDIAGGEESNKEMDELLAISLRCILPVNERPNIRQVFDDLCSISV from the exons ATGAATTCCCCACCCAACTTCTTGTCCCTGTTGCTGTCTCTTCTCTTGCTCACTATCTCTACTCCTTCCTCCTCCCTCCCGGAGCTCAGATCTCTCCTCGAATTCAAGAAAGGCATAACCCGAGATCCGGAGAAGCTTCTAGACTCATGGGCCCCCACCACCGTCGCCGACTCCACCTCCACGTGTCCTTCCTCCTGGCAGGGCGTCTTCTGCGACGAGGAGTCCGGCAACGTCACCGGAATCGTCCTCGATCGCCTCAACCTCGGCGGCGAGCTCAAGTTCCACACTCTTCTCGACCTCAAGATGCTCAAGAACCTCTCGCTCTCCGGCAACGCCTTCAGCGGCCGCCTACCCCCCTCGCTAGGGTCACTTTCGTCACTCCAGCATTTGGATCTTTCTCAGAACAAGTTCTACGGCCCCATCCCGGCTCGGATCAACGACCTGTGGGGCCTCAATTACCTCAATTTGTCCAACAACAACTTCAAGGGCGGTTTCCCAAGCGGCCTCAACAACCTTCAGCAGCTTCGCGTTCTCGATTTGCATGCAAACCAACTCTGGGCCGAAATTGGGGACGTGCTCTCCACGCTCCGGAATGTGGAGCGCGTGGATTTGAGCCTCAACCAGTTCTTCGGTGGACTCTCCCTAACGGTTGAGAATGTTTCCGGCTTGGCCAACACCGTGCATTTTCTTAACCTGAGTCACAACAACTTGAACGGTCGTTTCTTTACAAACTCCACCATTACCCTGTTTCGTAATTTGCAGGTTTTGGACTTGAGTGGTAACTCCATCACTGGggagcttccttcttttggTTCCTTGCTGGCGCTTCGCGTTCTCAGGCTTCCTCGGAATCAGTTGTTTGGTTCTTTGCCGGAGGAGCTCTTGCAGACTTCAATGCCGTTGGAAGAATTGGATCTTAGCTTCAATGGGTTTACTG GCTCAATCGGTGTAATCAACTCTacaactttaaatattttgaatcttTCATCCAATAGTTTATCAGGCTCCTTGCCAACTTCTTTGAGAAGATGTACAGTCATTGACTTGAGCAGGAATATGTTATCTGGTGACATTTCTGTTATACAGAACTGGGAAGCCCCATTGGAGGTCATTGTTCTGAGTTCAAACAAGCTGTCAGGATCCTTGCCTTCTATTTTAGAAACCTATTCAAAATTGTCTACTGTTGACTTAAGTTTGAATGAACTTAAGGGATCCATTCCACGAGGTTTAGTTGCTTCATCGTCAGTGACAAGACTAAATCTTTCTGGAAATCAATTTACAGGACCACTTCTGCTTCAAAGTTCAGGAGCAAGTGAATTACTACTTATGCCTCCTTATCAACCAATGGAATATCTTGATGCATCTAATAACTCCTTAGAAGGTGTCTTACCTTCTGAAATAGGTAGGATGGGTGCGCTTAGACTGCTGAATCTGGCAAGGAATGGGTTTTCTGGACAGCTGCCAAATGAAttgaataaacttttttatttggaGTACCTCGATTTGTCTAACAACAATTTTACTGGGAATATTCCTGATAAGCTTTCATCCAGCTTAACTGCATTTAACATGTCCAATAACGATCTATCTGGTCATGTTCCTGAAAATTTGCGGCATTTCTCTCCTTCATCCTTTCGCCCTGGAAATGGAAAGCTAATGTTACCAAATGATTCTCCCGAGACTTCTTTGGTGCCTGATAACATTCCAGATAAGGGTAGACATCATAGTTCAAAGGGTAATATAAGGATAGCTATTATTCTTGCCTCTGTGGGTGCTGCTATTATGATTGCTTTTGTTTTATTGGCTTATCATCGAACAcaattaaaagaatttcatgGAAGAAGTGAGTTCACTGGTCAAAATACTAGAAGAGATGTTAAGTTAGGAGGACTTTCGAGGTCTTCCCTCTTCAAGTTCAATACAAACGTTCAACCCCCAACATCTTCATTGAGCTTTTCAAATGACCACCTGTTGACTTCCAATTCAAGGTCACTCTCTGCTGGACAGTCAGAGTTTATAACTGAAATTTCTGAGCATGGCTTAACTCAGGGAATGGTGGCTACTAGTTCAGCATCTTTAAATCCTAATTTGATGGATAACCCTCCCACTTCATCTGGAAGGAAGTCTTCTCCCGGTTCTCCATTGTCATCTTCACCCCGTTTTATAGAGGCTTGTGAAAAGCCAGTAATGTTGGATGTTTACTCACCAGATCGGTTGGCTGGGGAACTGTTTTTCCTGGATTCTTCCCTAGCATTCACTGCAGAGGAATTATCTCGAGCTCCAGCTGAAGTTCTTGGCAGAAGTAGCCATGGCACTTTATACAAAGCAACTCTGGACAGTGGTCATATGTTGACTGTAAAATGGTTACGGGTGGGATTGgtcaaacataaaaaggaatTTGCTAGAGAAGTTAAAAGGATCGGTTCTATGAGGCATCCAAACATTGTCCCATTACTAGCATACTATTGGGGGCCTAGGGAACAAGAGAGGCTTCTTTTAGCTGACCATATACATGGGGACAACTTGGCTCTTCATCTCTATG AGAGCACACCCCGGAGGTACTCCCCATTATCATTCAGCCAGAGAATAAGAGTTGCTGATGATGTTGCTCGATGTCTTCTATACCTTCATGATCGAGGACTTCCCCATGGAAATCTAAAGCCAACAAATATAGTGTTAGCAGGCCCTGATTTCAATGCTCGTCTTACTGACTATGGTCTGCACCGGCTGATGACGCCAGCTGGAATTGCAGAGCAGATACTAAATCTCGGGGCACTTGGATACCGTGCTCCAGAACTCGCTACTGCATCCAAACCAGTTCCATCCTTTAAGGCTGATGTGTATGCACTTGGTGTGGTCCTAATGGAATTGTTAACAAGAAAAAGTGCAGGTGACATAATATCGGGGCAATCGGGTGCTGTTGATCTTACAGATTGGGTTAGGCTGTGCGAGCGAGAAGGAAGGGTAAGGGACTGTATTGACAGAGACATTGCAGGTGGGGAAGAATCCAACAAAGAGATGGATGAACTGCTTGCAATATCTCTCAGGTGTATTCTCCCTGTAAATGAGAGGCCTAACATCAGACAAGTTTTTGACGATCTGTGTTCAATATCGGTTTGA